Within the Salmo salar chromosome ssa12, Ssal_v3.1, whole genome shotgun sequence genome, the region CGTTATGGTGTCAGAGCATTGGACAGTGCCACTGAGTCAATTTTCTTCTACTACTACAACAATGAGTTGGCAAACGAACTGAAACGGGGCATACTgctacctgtagtgtgttgttggAACAGGTATGAAGCCAAGGTTGCCGtttttacctccacctgcagttatagaatgtttgctcacaagtatacagtgcattctgaaagtattcagaccccttgactttttccacattttgttacgttacagccttattctaaaattgattaaatagtttttttcccctcatcaatctacacacaataccccataatgacgaagcaaaaacaggtttttaggaatgTTTGCAAATTCATGAAAATTTTAAATATcaaatttatgtaagtattcgtaccctttactctgtactttgttgaagcacttttggcagccttgactcttcttgggtatgatgcacctgtatttggggaggttctcccattcttctctgcagatcctcaagctattttcaggtctccagagatgttcgatcggattcaagtctgggctctggctgggctactcaaggacattcaaagacttttcctgaagccactcctgcattgtcttggctgtttgcttagagTAGTTGTCCTGtctgagcgctctagagcaggttttaatcaaggatctctctgtactttgatccgttcatctttctctcgatcctgactagtctcccagtccctgtcacagaaaacatccccacagcatgatgctgccaccaccatgcttcaccgtagggatggtgccaggtttcttccaaatgtgatgcttggcattcaggctaaaaaggtcaatcttggtttcatcagaccatagaatcttgtttctcatggtctgagagtctttaggtgccttttggcaaactccaagcgcgctgtcatgtgccttttactgaggagtggcttcagtctagCCACtatactataaaggcctgattggtggagtgctgcagagatggttgtccttctgaaaaattctcacatctccacagaggaactctagaggtctgtcagagtaccatcgggttcttggtcacttccctgaccaaggcccttctgccccggttgctcagtttggctgggcggccagctctaggaagagtcttggtggttccaaagttcttccatttaagaatgatgatgaGGCCGctgtgttcatggggaccttcaatactgcagatgttttttggtacccttccccagatctgtgcctcgacacaatcctgtctctgagctctacgaacaattccttcaacctcatggcttggtttttgccctgacatgcactttcaactgtgggaccttatatagacgggtgtgtgtgtgtgtgcctttccaaatcatgtccaatcaattgaatttaccataggtggactccaatcaagttgtagaaacatctcaaggatgatcaatggaaacaggatgtgcctgagctcaatttcaagtctcataacacagggtctgaatacatatgtaaataaggtatttctgtagtttatttttaatatatttgcaaacatttaaaaaaatctgtcattatggggtattgtgtgtagattgtaatttaatcaattttagagcaaggctgtaatgtaacagtgaaaaaagtcaaggggtctcagTACTTTCGGGATGCACTGTAAtttattggctgatccctcctgatgacccggaTGGAGTCGTGATCCTTACTTAACCATAGAAAGTCCTCAATGGCATGGCCCATGCTAAATTGGGCTTTTGGGCACTAGAGTCCTTTATCTATCTCTATGGTAATTAGgtctgaccccatttagtcgattgtttggtcgataggctgatGGTCGACCCAATATTTTTTTGTCTAGCAGTGGCAAATATGTATTTAAAAATCATGTCCGATTcatgcctgtctgagtggactaatccaatACGGAGGCTGCGGAAATGgcacaccagtagtacatttaccgttAATTCCCGTAATTTCTAATctgcaatgtttgtttggttaaggTAATTTCTGTTGATGCAGTCATTACATTTTTATTACAGTCTTACTGTTCTCATTGTAGGAGTagacacattgtttgcagagtgcacaacctaggctacacttgcgaagttttggtttatttcattcgaTTTATGAGTTGTCAATGTGTTCATTGACAAtagcactccaaacaaaagacaatcttGAGTAAGGACACGCACCTGATTTatacatatagaagtaggactactCTACCTGGCCTgcgtgcaaatgtaggcctataaatgtgcctatttggggatctgataccaTTTCTGATTTTCTTAACTCGCCatcactgtggagcttctcaaagtatatTTTTCTTCGCCTCAAACAGCAAGTTAACAAAGTctgttttacatccattgagaaatACAATAATTCCTCAACATagcctatttgaaaaatctttccagctctctccctttcgaaTACCACTCAGCATGAAAGGTGGAGAAAAGTCATGTTCAAATCTGGTGGAAAcatcataaaataggcctatggATTACTTCTTAGCCTttgcgcaaatagcctacagctgtgtctgtctgtctggagctcACTGGTGTGGGGAAACTCTCTGAGcgcccagaatattttattcacggttgcaagtttgctagttaatggaaaaggttgcctaccactggtgtagcctattaccggcagCAGCGGGCAGAGGAGGGTCGGGAGTAGGTTTTTGTTCTTCTGGTTAGGCTGTatagatctctggctccctccctcttttaGCAATTTGTGTATTTTAATtgaagcatcagacaagctcagtagcctacatatagtttattttgaaaaatagaaaaatacacctttttaaaaaaaattgccaATCGATTGttcgaaagaacagacgactctcCGTCAAccaatattatttgggggggagCTCTAATGGTAATTGCAATATAACAATTGCGCCACCTTTTCAGACCTACATGAAGGAGGacctaggggttgatttggatgAACATTTTGAATACGCAGCCGCAAATTGTCATTAGATGGCTGAGGCCTTCGCCATGAGGCCTCCTGGTTTCTCTGCATTCCACAAGTTCTCTGGAATATTCTGGCATTCCTTgcgctctcattctttctctctttgccagcctacagtatctagtctttCTTGCAACTTGACCAGTTCTGATCGCTTGGGCATGGTCTGTTATTTAAAGACATAAcgtgtatttggaaagtattcagaccctcttaatttttccacgttttgttacgttacggccttttaaaatggatgaaataatttTTGCCCTCATCTATCTACAggcattaccccataatgacaaagcaaaacgggtttttaaatatttttgcaaatgtattaaaaataagaaacgataccttatttacttaagtattctgaccctttgctatgaaactcaaaattgatctcaggtgcatcctttttccattgatcatccttgatgtttctaccacttgattggagtccacctgtggaaaattcaattgattggacatgatttggaaaagctcatacctgtctatataagatcccacagttgacagtgtatatcagagcaaaaaccaagccatgaggtcgaaggaattgtccgtagagctccgagaccggATTGTGTTGACGAatagatctgtggaagggtaccaacaaatttctgtagcattgaaggtccccaagagcacagtgccctccattcttaaatggaaaaagtttggaaccaccaacactcttccgagagctggccgcccggccaaactgagcaatccagGCAGAAGGGCCTtgcgtcagggaggtgaccaagagcaacaattgaatcaattagaataaggctgtagggtaacaaatgtggaaaaatcaaagggtccgaatactttccgaatgagcTAATCCACTTTTTCAGtttactgtagagtacagtacattttTCAGAAAGTTACAGGTCGGGAGGGATATTTTTGCGCCCTAATTGCTGCTATGTGATTATTTTAATCAGGCATCATCATGGTCTTActattgtgtgtttgtttgctacCAATGCAGCCCCTTCTGCACCCAATCCTGGGTCACGAAACGGGGGTGGTGGGCAAGCCCCTCTTCCCCCACCCCCCTACCGGATCCACAGTGCTGTCACTCCCAACACCACCACCTCGGAGCCACCCCACCACACCCGGGGGCCCAGGCCCCCTCCACCCCCTTCATCTTCCTCCCGCACCGGACCCCCGCCGCCTCCCCCGCCCATCCGCAACGGACACTCCTCATCCTCCAAGTCCAATATAGGTGAGTTAGGACAGGCTAATTTCCTCCATCTCCATGTCCTGGTCCTCAGTGCCCCCTGTACATTCCGGTTTTCATGGAATTCCAGTTTTTGAACAACTGTCACTGCGTTTGATTAATATGATGTGATTGATGGCTTTTTATTGCTTTTTAGAATCTATCTTGTGTTGAGTATTAGCCTCCACAGCCCTGAACACGGTGTATTTGGAACACTATTGCCATGTTAGCTCTCAAACCAACAGACATGTTGGAGACACTAGTAGGCTAGTTGTTGTTGGTAGTAGATTCAGGTATTCTAGCCCCATATTCAAATGCCAGCTCAGACAGGCAAATGTCCCCTGGTTGTTCCTCTTGCATTGTGACCAACCCAGAGTGTTCATAGAGTTCATAGATTGCACAGTCAGATTAAAGTTTCCAGGAGAACTGACTGGCTTTGTTAATGGAAATGGAAATTACTAGAGCAAGCTCGAGAAGTAACAAATGCATGACTTCTAATTTGTTTAATGCAGGACCAATGCTAAAATGTTACTGTACTTTATTCATTCTGTTACTATACTAAGGTGTTGGCCTTCATTTTTTGCTAGTTTAGTGTTATCTTGATTTACAGTGTTGTGTTGACCTTTACCTTTCTGAACCCTCAGAGGATTTTGAGTCCAAGTTTGACTTCCACCCAGTGGAGGACTTCCCACCCCCTGAGGAATATAGGAATTTCACCAAGATCTACCCCAGCAAAAGCAATACGCCTGGACCAGGTACAGGCTTAGGCTTATTTcattctccacaccactgcctgcatacatactgtacacaacaTCCAGTATATGGCCTCTGCACTACTCTCACAATGTTATTACCATATGGAATTGGGCTGGGATTGAGTTAAAGCGAATATGGGCTCTTTCAAATTTCCGTGATTCCTCGCATTCTGTCGACTTGCCTCCTTTGCAATCGTATTGGAGAAGGTCCATGATCCCTCCCGTTCTCCAATTTGTTTTGAGAATGATGCGAGGAATTGAGAAAAGATTAATAGGGAAAAAAAGAGCCGCACGGTTGTTTTTGGAGGTAAGAACTGACCTGATGTAACCTTTGTTTCCTCTACTTCCTGTAGGCATGATCCGAGGAGTACCTCCAGCGCCACCGGTGGCACGGTGAACTATGGAATTCAGGAATAAAATGACTTTAATTAATAACTCAGTCTAATCAGAGGACGTTCAGGGGAGTGGCATGACACTCGAAACACATACAGGTCTAAACATAGACACTTTATAAGACCAGCCGGAAACAAGTCAACCCCAAACATTATAGAAAATTCAATAGTCTTGTTTGACGCTCCGTTTTTGCAAAACCCGAAACTACCAGTCGCTCTCTTTTGCACAAACACTTCAGACacttctgtttcagcatgatagaaCAAAACCACTCTGAATTGAGGTGCTGAAGAACAGACCTGTTTGACTGTTGTGGCCACAAGCCAATCTTTCTGCAAGATGGGGGGGTGTTGCATTGATTATACTTTATAGCAGCAGGACCAACTAAGAATTCTGCATTTCATCTTTTGAAATGTGTGCATAATCCACGATAATGATGTTGTTGATGATTTCCTGCGATTTATGAatgatgtttttaaaatgttaacTGCAGTAACTGTGCCGTCAGTGGGAAAATATAGGACACACACCAACGTTGCCAACAATGCGTTGTCAATTGGTATCAATAATACATGGTGTTTTTTAAAATGCCGTGCTTCCAGTGCCCTGAGGAGAAGATGTGTGTGGAATAGAGTTCTCTCCCTTCTTGATGTGCCAATAGTTGGGTGGAGTAGAATGAGGGGCCTCTCACACTTAGAAAATGTGTCGTTTGCATCACACATAAATGGCTTTGTTTTTTTGGTAACTTTGAGTAATGAAACGGGAACAGGAGAAATAACTTGAATGCTTGTCATGTTATGAGAGGTTGAGTCTTGCTGACAGTGAGTAACAGTCTTTACATTGTGTGAGGGGCATTCCCAATtagatattttttattatttcttCCTCATGGCATTGCTCTGTGGCAGCATAACCGCTTAACCGGGGCACCTGTAAATGCCATGTTTTTACACTAGAGAACAAAGTGCTGCTCTGATCGGTTGCGTTCTAGGTTTATCTGAAACAAAAACACTACGAAATGCTTCAGGGATCCACGTTGCCGCTCCTCTTTAATGGGCGTTAGCTGCCAAAGCTCCTTTACTTTATTGATCAAGGAAGGCATTTGAGAGTACTTACTGTATGAAATTCTACTTTCATTTTATTCAATGCTGTTCCTGTTTCTTGCCACAAGGGGGTGATCATGGTTAAATTATTATCTTCATTCCTTTCTTTGGACCTAGGGTAGCTTTGCAGGGCTGTCAGTCATTCAACCCTGTCTTTCAGGAGTTCCTTCAaggaacaaaaaaaaaatgttatcttttttttttaaactaaaatATTTGATTTTACTGCTGGTGGCCCTTTTGGAATAGACCGCATCATGGCCAGAGGGAAACCATAGTGCTTGAGTTTTTAATGCATTCCTATGCAAGGAACGGTTTTGTATGTATTCTCACTTCTCGTTGTAGCAACTAACCAAAAAGGAAACACCTAAGTGCCAGAAGAatgtgtagggtgaagttgctcCTAGATGCTGATTTGGGGTCAGTTTTGTATATTCcctactaatggttaaggttaggattggggaagGGAATtttatcctagatctgtacctaggggaaacctCACCTGGAGCACCAGGGAACTATTTGGGCAGAGTAGGCCCCAGAAATGTCATCATGGTGGATTTTTATGACTTATGAGCTCCTAAATGTGTGATACCTATACTGTCATTACATTGTAGCATTGTGATTTCTGTTATGATTCCACTACAGTGAAAGAAAGCTACATGAGAATAGATTCCTTTTCTCTTCTCCATTCCTTTTATGTAGTCCTCAGGCTGGTTGTTGCCTTACACATCTATTCTCATACTTATTGGTACCAGtgcatttgtaaaaaaatatatattactttaaaaaaattatactCACTTTTTGTATTAAAAATGCAATAAATAATGTATATTTACATAAAGTATGAGGAATATGGAAATTGTAGTTATTGGTATTTTAATGTTTGTAAAAAGCTTGTAATATAGGGAGGAAATTGATTAAAAAGTTTATCAACAGGCCGGTTGTGGGCCAGAGAGACAGGTCTCTTTGCAGCACTTCCCTGTatacctgactgtgtgtgtgtgtaacttatGTAATTGATGGATATGTTCAGTCTCACACAGGTGACTCATTGACTGTGATTCTCATGTTCTCACCCTGTTCATTCCTACCATGGTCATTTCACTTGTTAATCAATCATGTTTTATCATTTGAAATAAATATATGCTTTTGGGGGGAAAAGGGGTACATGATTGTTTTGGTGTCCATTGTATTTTACTCTTTATCACCATGTCTATCATCCATCTTTTAAGCTTCTTGCAAATGCAATTTACAGTAATTTATTGTGGAAGTTAACAATGATTGATATAGCTTACACAGAAACATAACTCAAATGAGTTGGTTGTACATTTACACACAAATGTATGCATTATTTCAATATGTATGCCAGAGCACATACGCAGTATTGTAAAAAGCTTGTAATATAGGGAGGAAATTGATTAAAAAGTAATTCTCTCAAACTGCAATCAAGTTACTAACAACACCAGATAATATTGTGTCAAATGTTACACTTAGACAATGCTGAATTTCCCAGTCAGCCAAAATACATATTATTGAAACTCCCGCCACCATGTACTTGTGTGACGTGAACACTGATGCTCCTGACACTCGAAGATGAACCAATGAGAGCCTGGGAAATAACAAAATGCCACAAGAAGGACAAATCGGATCGTAGCGGCGGGAAGTCCAGCTGACGGGGGGAGGAGTTGTGGGGATATTTGGCGCAAGTTTTGTTTCTTAGACTAGAGCGCGCCAGAGACACCACACGAAATCCGTCAAGACGAATAGCCCGAATACTTCTTAATCAACAACTTAAATAAGGTATCACTACTTTCAATGCGTGTTTTAAACGTGTGGCATTAAGTTTGATTTGACGAGATATTGTTGAAtgttttgtcagaatttgtggggagATATGTTGGCGAGCGAGTTGCAGTTGCGTACTGGGGGGGTTTTAATCACCAATCAGTCAAGTTTAACTAGTTAGTCAGATATAAAACAGTTTGTCGAATACACCAATACATAAATGTATGGTTTTCTTTGATTGTGGTATTTTACGCCATTTCAGTGTTTTATAATAGTTGTGCTGTTGGCGCCACACATGAGGACACATATTGTTGTCGCCATTGCGTCTGCAGATACAGTAGTTACTGAGAATTCACACCATTGTGATGGCCCTGATCTTTTGTAATGTTGATTTTACAACAGTGCAACGATCGAGTCATGCTTAGCGGTAATGACATTAACTTGCGTGGAAAATACTGAAACTACTTTGATCAGGGTAGACCTGATAGCTAGGATGGATGGTATCATTTACTATTGTGTGGTTTCGTATCTCTAAAGAATTTCACTCATTTCAAGTCACTCTTGATCATAATTTAATTATTTTTCTTGCTGTCTATCTATTCATGGGTGTTGTCACAATGGCTGACCTTATCTCTTCCCCCTTCAGTGTTTTGAAACACGTCTGGACGCTAAGTGCTCACAGCGAAGATGCCCAGTACACGTTCCCAGGCTCAGCCCATTCTCCAGTTCCCCAGACGCAAGTCCTTCAGTGTTGACTCTAAAAGCACCAAGAGCACATCCCAGACGAAGGAGACCCAGTCCCTCTGCTCCGTGGAGTCTCCTAAACTACAGCCccttccagagaagatccagctAATGCCCCTCTCACGCAGGCCTGTGGCCCTCAAAGGCATAACTCTGTGCCCAAGGCTGACCCCAAGAATACCCCTCAGCCCTCGCAAACGCACAGGTATGGGATTGTTATTATACTCAACTTTGAAAGTGTTTCACTGTCTAAAATTTTAGGtcatttgtgattttttttttaacatattcTGTGCAACTGATAAACCACTTTAGGTCATTTGTGATTTTTACATATTCTGTGCAACATTTTAAACTGATAAACCACTTTAGGTAATTTGTGATTATTACATATTCTGTGCAACATTTTAAACTGATAAACCACTTTAGGTAATTTGTGATTTTTACATATTCTGTGCAACATTTTAAACTGATAAACCACTTTAGGTAATtagtgttttttaattttttttatacatattcTGTGCAACATTTAAGCTGATAAACCACAATGCTCAAAATTAAGTAATTATTTCAACTCTTGATGCAAACGTGACATGCTATCCGAAAGACAGACATCTTGTTTCTAACCTAACCATGCGTCTTCTGTGTGTTTCTCAGGAGATGAAAATGGCTGTAACCTCAGTGCCAACCTACTGGGCACTCCTCCCAAGCAGCCCTGCCTTAACCTGGCCTCCCCCTGCGAGCTGGGCTTTGATGAGAACTCCCCCGTTCTATCCCAGAGGAGACTACTGACCCCCCTGTCACCAAAACGGCAGCCCCTCTCCCACCCCAGGGCTTCCCCCAGCAGACTCCATGAGACCCCCAGTGGGAGCCCATCATGTCCCCGATCAGAGAAGGCCACGGTGGTCCGCCTCTTTGCTGAAAGTaagacatgtctctctctctcttcctcttccttttCTCCTCCCTCATGTTCTATTCCTCGTAGATTTTTCTGAAGTGCAAATGAAAAGcgttaaactccaaagggaaaTGTGTGCCTTTATTTCATTTGCTCATTATTCTAATGTTCACTTCATATAGACTTAAGGCAAACTATgaaccccttctccctctctccagagtCTAAGTTCCATAGTGTGAAGCAGGCCCTCCACACGGCTGTCCCAGAGCGCCTGCTATCCCGGGAGGCTGAGAGGTCCTCCATCCGCTCCTTCCTGGAGGACAAGGCCCTGAAGGCCAGCCCAGCCAGCCTCTACATCTCTGGAGCCCCCGGGACCGGCAAGACCGCTTGCCTCAACTGTGTGTTGCAGGAGATGAAGGTTAGCATCACTGTTTGCATTAGTCTCCACTTTGTTAATGATGGGTTAattgttagcattagcctagcattGGATCTGTTGCCTTGACAGGATTCAAACACTCATTAGCCTAGTGTTTGATCTTGAGTGGATCCCAATACTCTAAAATGACCTTACACCTCTACCATAACGCTCAGAATCACTTAATTCCACCCCTTGTGTACAGCCCTGAACCCTGTGTGAATTTAACCCCATTGATTTCTGTTACATGAATTTAACTATTTCCTCTCTTGATCCAGGATGAACTGAAGGAGATTGAGACAGTGGTGATCAACTGTATGGCTCTGCGTAGCGCCCACGCCATCTTCCCCCTGCTGGCAAAGAAACTGGGGGCCTCTGGGGGTCACACCGACACCAAGCTGCAGAAACTGCTGACCAGCACGGGGCC harbors:
- the LOC106564750 gene encoding cell division control protein 6 homolog, with the translated sequence MPSTRSQAQPILQFPRRKSFSVDSKSTKSTSQTKETQSLCSVESPKLQPLPEKIQLMPLSRRPVALKGITLCPRLTPRIPLSPRKRTGDENGCNLSANLLGTPPKQPCLNLASPCELGFDENSPVLSQRRLLTPLSPKRQPLSHPRASPSRLHETPSGSPSCPRSEKATVVRLFAEKSKFHSVKQALHTAVPERLLSREAERSSIRSFLEDKALKASPASLYISGAPGTGKTACLNCVLQEMKDELKEIETVVINCMALRSAHAIFPLLAKKLGASGGHTDTKLQKLLTSTGPTVLLVLDEMDQLDSKAQDVLYTIFEWPYLPKSRLCLIGIANSLDLTDRILPRLQALPRCRPQLLHFPPYSRQELAAIVQDRLRQVSGEGLLDASAVQFCARKVSAVSGDARKALDICRRAVELVESDDRKKEAETTASCVSVPQVARVLSEVYGDRMSSSEGESFPIQQKLLVCCLLLLTRNGKNKEIPLGKLHEVYSRLCTKRQVGGVGQGECLSLCSLLESRGIFALKKAKEARITKVSLKIEERDVENALKDRTLLGSILSAGLP